The proteins below come from a single Aegilops tauschii subsp. strangulata cultivar AL8/78 chromosome 6, Aet v6.0, whole genome shotgun sequence genomic window:
- the LOC120966988 gene encoding uncharacterized protein yields MDGGSGINILYYDTFRRMNLTDKDLKPCSTVFHGVVPGKLAYPVGKISLEVALGDEYNYRIETLWFEVFKIKSPYHALFGQSAYARFMASPCYIYLQLKMPEPKGRITVHGDRKVALECEEGDAAYAELACATEELKYYKENVNPADMTPLKKPTIDSGPPLKFKSAKDTQQVDFFPGDSSQQFTIGTGMDPK; encoded by the coding sequence ATGGACGGtggtagcggcatcaacatactgtactaTGATACCTTTCGCCGGATGAATCTAACTGACAAGGATCTCAAGCCGTGCTCCACAGTATTCCATGGCGTGGTCCCTGGCAAATTGGCTTATCCTGTTGGAAAGATATCATTAGAAGTGGCTTTGGGTGATGAGTACAATTACAGAATAGAAACGTTATGGTTTGAGGTGTTCaaaatcaagagcccatatcatgcTTTGTTTGGACAGTCGGCTTATGCTCGGTTCATGGCCAGCCCTTGTTACATCTatctgcagcttaagatgccagAGCCAAAGGGGAGAATCACGGTACATGGTGATCGGAAAGTCGCCCTAGAGTGTGAGGAAGGAGATGCAGCTTATGCGGAGTTAGCTTGTGCCACAGAGGAGCTCAAGTATTACAAAGAGAATGTTAACCCGGCCGATATGACCCCATTGAAGAAGCCCACCATAGATTCTGGCCCGCCCCTCAAGTTTAAGTCGGCGAAGGATACACAGCAAGTTGATTTTTTCCCTGGCGACTCTTCTCAGCAGTTCACCATCGGGACAGGgatggatcctaaatag